Proteins from one Pithys albifrons albifrons isolate INPA30051 chromosome 2, PitAlb_v1, whole genome shotgun sequence genomic window:
- the LOC139668228 gene encoding opsin-5-like — translation MEEQYISKLHPVVDYGAGVFLLIIAILTILGNSAVLATAVKRSSLLKSPELLTVNLAVADIGMAISMYPLAIASAWNHAWLGGDASCIYYALMGFLFGVCSMMTLCAMAVIRFLVTNSSKSNSNKITKNTVFILIAFIWLYSLLWAILPLVGWGYYGPEPFGISCTIAWSKFHNSSNGFSFILSMFLLCTVLPALTIIACYLGIAWKVHKAYQEIQSIDRIPHAARLEKKLTLMAVLISVGFLSSWTPYAAASFWSIFNSSASLQPIVTLLPCLFAKSSTAYNPFIYYIFSKTFRCEIKKLQCCCGWPVHSFSSDNSVENPVSMMWSGRDNIRLSSVAKVENV, via the exons ATGGAGGAGCAGTACATTTCCAAACTCCACCCGGTAGTGGATTATGGAGCTGGAGTCTTTCTTCTGATCATAG CCATCCTGACAATCCTTGGGAATTCAGCTGTCCTTGCTACTGCTGTGAAACGCTCTTCCCTTCTGAAGTcaccagagctgctcacagTCAACTTGGCAGTGgcagacattggaatggccaTCAGCATGTACCCGCTGGCCATCGCCTCTGCCTGGAACCACGCCTGGCTGGGAGGAGATGCCTCCTGCATTTACTATGCCCTGATGGGTTTCCTGTTTGGAGTCTGCAGCATGATGACCCTCTGTGCCATGGCTGTCATCCGGTTCCTGGTCACCAATTCATCCAAATCCAACA GTAACAAAATCACCAAGAACACTGTCTTCATCTTGATTGCTTTCATATGGCTCTACTCCTTGCTCTGGGCCATCCTGCCCTTGGTAGGCTGGGGCTACTATGGCCCTGAGCCCTTTGGCATCTCTTGCACAATAGCCTGGAGCAAGTTCCACAACTCCTCCAATGGCTTTTCCTTCATCCTGAGCATGTTCCTGCTGTGCACAGTCCTGCCTGCACTGACCATCATTGCCTGTTACTTGGGAATTGCCTGGAAGGTTCATAAAGCATACCAAGAGATCCAGAGTATTGACAGGATCCCTCATGCAGCCAGACTGGAGAAGAAGCTGACACTG ATGGCTGTGCTCATCTCTGTGGGGTTCCTGAGTTCATGGACCCCCTATGCAGCCGCCAGCTTCTGGTCCATATTCAACTCCAGCgcctccctgcagcccatcGTGacgctgctgccctgcctgttcgccAAGTCCTCCACGGCCTACAACCCTTTCATTTACTACATCTTCAGCAAAACTTTCCGGTGTGAAATTAAAAAGTTGCAGTGTTGCTGTGGCTGGCCAGTCCATTCCTTCAGCTCCGACAACTCCGTGGAGAACCCCGTGTCCATGATGTGGAGTGGGAGGGACAACATCCGTCTCTCCTCGGTGGCCAAAGTGGAAAACGTGTGA